AATTTCAATGACagagatattttataataaaagattttcaaaatatcactaaaaattgtatatatgtcAAAATTTCAATCGTCTATATAAAATGTGCAGAGACAAAAACTAGAAGGAAACACATCAAAAGTTTATAGTATTTGTCTGagtcttggattttttttcttgttcatacCCTCATGCACTCTCCAtaataaaaatgcattcatttgaaaaccagaaaataaagTTCAAGTTCATTTAGGTAACgacaattcattcttttaaattccaACAGGGGTTACATTTCTCTCTTGAGACTCCATGCTGCCTTAAAAGGTTGGACGTTTCACTCTACTGAACCACACATTTGATAGCAGAGGCAATCTGTACCTCCGCTGAGGGCTGACAGAAACCTGAcatcctccctccccttctcccgtCAATTCCCGTCCATAGTCTGCCCCTCTGGCAGCCCCACGCTTTGCTCACTCCAGCTCGATGCCCTCAGTTTGACTCACATAATTTTCTTTCACTCATCTGTTCTGGGTAACTATCAAGTTCCTTCCAAAGTCCCTCCACAAACATTCACAGAGCGCCTCCTTGGGCCGGCGGGCACCTGCAGAAAACATTTCGGCTTCCGGCGACTGAGGAGACTGTGACCGGAAATGCTTCCTACTTCCGGGGCACCGTCTGGCGCTCTGGGCACAGCCAATCCATGGGCATGTCTCACAGCGTCCTCGTGCTCAGCCTATTCCCATTTCTGCCTTTGAGTCTCTCTAAACATCCCACGTGTGGGCATCTTTCCATTTCACCTGCCTCTTCTCCTGGCCATGCCACAATCACCTTGTTACCCGGATGATTCCTAACTGTCCGGCTCCCATCTCAACGCTGAAGCCAAAGGCATCTTCCTAAAGTGCCAATCTGAATATATGATTACCCTATTTAAAACCCTACAACACACAAGGCTGTGAAAGTAGTTAACACCACTGAGTTGTATATTTgcggctaaaatgggaaattttagattgcatatattttaccagaataaaattttttaaaaccatagaaCTGCCACAACATAAACCATAAACTCTacgatggactatagttaatagtatgatataataatattgtttcattcattgtaacaaaagtactgcactaatgcaaagtgttaataaaataaggaaaactgtgtgtaagaggggatatatgggaactctgttctttctgcataatttttctgtaaacctacaacttctctaataaaataagttaaattttaaaagccacagcACCCCTTTCCACCATCTTCAATCCCCACCAACACTGCTAAGACAAATTCTAAAGTCTTTAACACGGCTATGTTACTGATCATTCCTAACTTCTTTAGTTTATCAGTTAccactcatttatttatatatttaattactcCATAAGCTTTGGTTGAGCAATTTCCAAGTGTCAGGCACTGTGTTGGGTCTAGGGGATACAGTCATGAAAGACAGACATACTCCCTGTCCTCATGGAAGTCAGTCTTCATGACAGTTGCTTTTTGTCTTGCTACTCACAGTGTGCTGTATGGACCAGTATCATGGGCATCCATGGGGAGCAGAATCTCAGGCCTTTTCCCTACTGAATAGAAACATGCATTCTGACTCACAGGTGATTTCCTATGCACCTGAAAGTGTGAGAAGTAGCTTTGGGTCTCTCTCCACTGTTGCCCTCTCCATGTGCAATTTGAAGCAATTGTGTAAGTTGGGGAAAACAGTATGAATTGATCAGTTAAATTGTTCCTCTCATGAATATTTGATAAGGTTCTTGTTACTAACTAAATCAAGATTTCCTGATCTCTCTTTCTGCCAAGAGTTAGTGTTTTTCCTATTGACTTACTTATGGTAAGCTGCTGGCTAAATGCACTTGTAGATTTTAAACCTTCTTGAGGGTTGCTTCAAGTAACAACACTCAACTgatgagaagaagaaaaatctaaacagcaatagagagaaagaagatgTTTTACTATTCCAACCACATAATGAAATAGTTCAGATTAGTCAGAATACTGTTCTTCTTGTACCTCAAAATTTCAAAGGAATTCATCTCGTAGTTCTCAAACGTCTGCCGTACCTTTTCAATTGTGTCTTTATCGGTCAGCTCCCCATACATAAAACTGCAAATCAACCAAAGAACTCAAGCAAGATCAACACGTATTTATCAATCTGTAAGTTTTGTTAAAGCTCTGTTCTATGTCCAGTACTGTGCTGTGCATTGTggaacacatacacatacacacacacacaatggaaacattcattaattaaaaaaaaatttactgattCAACTGTGAACAAGATTCCATTCCTTCTCCCAGAAAATTAACAGTCTGACAAGAGATGTGCCCTAGCAATTAGAAAACAGTCTGATAGGTGCTATGATGGGAGCACCCTCCAGGTACTACAGAGCACACAGAACATTTATTTAGATCGTCAGAGAAAGCTTCCCAGGGGTAATGACATGAGATATAAAGAGCAGGTGGAAAATAAGCTGGGAAAAGAACATTCCAGACAATAGATGAGCATATGCAAAGACACAGAGGTGTGTGATTCATTCCGGAATCCGAAAGTCCTTTAGTTAGTATGGCTGGAATGTAGACTATGAGAGAAAATTTTGCAAGAGATAATATAGAGAGGTAAGTAGAGGGCAGATCATGGAGGAGACTATGGCACTGTAAGTCATATAAAGTAATTTAAACTTTATCCCAAAAGCAATGGGGAGATACTGGAGGATTTTGAACAAAAAAAGTAACATAATCATGTTTGCATCTTGTAAACTCTGGGAGACTTTCTGATAAAGATGGCAGAGTAAATTTGGGtcaatgatttttcttcttctgatttccaaacaaaataaacaaggaatagaaaaaaatcacataaatttGCTCACCAACCAAGGAAAAGGGTACAATGTAATGCTCTACACATCAAGAAACaggtaaggaaagaaaaagatgattCAGTCGCCATCTGTGCAACTCTCTTCccttgtcccccacccccaccccaagcaaaAAACAACATTgagctaaaaaaacaaacacatagttttaaaaaaaagtgagatgATAAAATCCTATAAGGTTTTACTCTCTGTAAGAGAGTAAATACTTACAGTATTCTCTCGATCCTATAAATACTCCTCTTTGCTGCTCAAACTTAGAGAAAAGTAGACTAAGGAGGTAAATAAgcagcattaaaaagaaatagacaacctcggGATAGTAGAGGCTCCTACCTACTAAACTGTGCATTATCCTGAGTCAGTTATTGAATTAAAGCAATGGTCTGAAGGCTAAGATTTGTCCCTCTGGGAACAAGATACACCCCAACTAGGTAAGTGAACTGAGGCACTGGAGGACAAAATGTGTGAGGAGAAAAGCCATCCCACAAGAGAGCTGAGAGGTCCAAGTCCCCTGACAAGATGGCCCGTGGCTCCAGCAGGCCTTTCCCATGCCCAACCCCTCAGGAAAGACAAAACACTCACTCATTAAGTGTCCAGTAATGTAGGAACAGTGACATGCGTTCTTCCAACCTTCTATACCTGAGCATAGCTAATGTAGTCTAACTTTTTCTTCATGACTTGAGTCATGCATAGAACTTCAATGCTAAAAAAGAGCCTTGCAGCTTATCCAGTGCAATTCCTGATCCAAAAGCTGAACCAAGTCAATTGGCATGCTTAGCTTGACATAGGAATTGCCTTAGACTTGCTGCAGGCTTCAAAACACTAGCCCCCTTTAAGAAAAAAGCCCTAGCTGTTGATTTTATGAATTCTCAGTCACTTCTGTTACTTTATGTCCCTTCCCAACCCAAAAAGAGATGCTGTTATCTGTGGCTGTCACTGTGCCTATTACATGTAGCACTCTGCTTTTGGGTTGTGCCTTTACCAATAAATGAGGAAAGCAGATAACCAAGCTTTAGAAATTATCTTTAGAAAGAACAATAGGGCAAGAGTAAATCAGCCCTGCCTGAGAACAAGAGCATTTCTCCAAGGAGTTAAAAACTTAAGCTCTGCTATCATTTTATTTAGCCAGATTTTAGCTTCCTCCCACTTTCTCTGTCTGAGTTAATTTGCTGGATAAGTGACCTCTATTTCAGTGAAGTGATGGTTTATATGCTTCACAAGGTAAAACAAATCCCTGTAAAGTTGTCTTCAAATAAATAAGGcttcaaataaataattatacccagcttttatctgtattttttcaaGCAGTAGTTTTTTGGTAAGTGTAAGTTTCTTTTACCTAGGCATCAAATTTTAAATGCCTGCAATACAAGAAATAAGTAACGGAGGCTCCTGAGCTATTAGGAATATAGTTAACACAAAGgtatttttacttcattcttaGAGAGGGACTTATCTACCCTCAtataattaaataagttgctTAGAATTATGCATAAAAGAAAAGTTGTCTAAATTACCCAGTTACTTTATCTGATTTCCTTGAAGTGTCTAATTATAGCAGATtagaagcaagaaaaggaaagaagaggctGCTCAAATCACACTACACAGCAAAGCTCACACCCAAGATTTGTTCtgattttatatgtgtgtatacagaCATATATGTAGAAGATAGACAAGATGATATATAGGTAGAGTAGATAGATATAGAGATAAAGATGAAGATGTTTAAGAGGATAACAGcactccaggaaaataaaagaattcaacTGCATTACTTGCGACCTCTAATTTCTGAATCTTTGAGCAGTGGaggaaaaaaagttacaaaaattttccatttcctagTCCCCAAAAtgtaaaagttaagaaaaatcaaaatattttcaaaacaatcaATATTTTTCACCAAACTACAGGTATTTACAGATTTAATACCATGAAAATGTaacttttgaaaagagaaaaactatctgTTTTCTTAGAGGAGCTTATTTCCTGAGTCGGCTGCTTTGAGAAAATGATTCCTCTTCATGCAGATACCCCTGCAGACAGAAGACTGTGAAGAAGGcaaggggtgaggggtgagggctCTGCAGGAGGAAGTCAGGATCCAGGCTACATGCCTGGCTCAACATAAGAGAACACTTTGAAACAGCTTCCTAATGCCAGGTCCAGGGTGCTGCTTGGTTAGTAATCCTGTTAAATACACAGGCTACGCTGTTAGCACAACTTGCTTCTGCCTTTAAGGTAGAGATCAGAAAGAATCATAACAGCTTGCATCAGAGCATTACAAAATAGCggttctctcctctctttttctgatGTAAAGAATTTCGGCTGAGGAAAAGCTCTATGACCAAGGCCCTTGTTTCCAATATTattttgattctaaaattttcataactttaaaaaaaattaatcttccaaaagtcatttaattaaattttctaatttacatatttaatctAAAGCTTTATCAACTTTTAAGTTCACACTTTATAGAAAAAAtggtttttctgaattttttctccCCCCATCTTGCTGACTACAAGTTCACCAAGGCTAGGGACTGTAtcttaagtcttctttgatttttctaatgCAGTGGCTGACCTAGAAATGATATTGCAATAAATATCCTGATTGAACACCAAATGGGTGAaggaaatttccaatctaagccATTTCCTTTTTCCAAAAATACCACGACAGATTGTTCATCAGAACAACCCCAAACATAAATACCTGCAGGTACTGCTTTTTTGCATCACTTCTGCCCTGTGGTAGCCAGACAGCTTGCAAAATCCATCATTGCTATATACAATAGGCCAATCCACTATCTGGGCATTCCCCAGCACAAAATTagtatctgttaaaaaaaaagagagagagaagaaaagaaaaaggcacatGAGACAAGACCTTAGTTGAGATTCTCTGAGGTCATAAAGTAATGCCAACCAATCGGGGTATTTGTGATTCCCTCCAAAATATAGAGCCTCTTGATcaggaaaataacaaaagaatagTGAGGAATACAAAAGAACCGTGCTTTACAACTGAATCTTTTGAATACACATGATAAGGTCATCACACATCAAGAAGTTAGCAATCAAGCAAGCAACAAACAATGCAGAAATCCAGTGGATTGCCATGAGTCATATTCAATCCCCAATTTATCTTCCCAGTGAAAGTACACTGATAATACAGAGCAAAAGAGAATCCAAAAAATCCAAAAGTAATTTCTTCTGGGCTTCACCTGGCATTTTAGTCTTTTGGCCAGAGCGACAGATCAGCCTTCTTGGCTCCAGCATGAGCCCACCATGGGGGAGAAGGTTTtagagaggcagaggaaaggagaCTGTGCACGGCCCATGGAACACACACATACCATAGATAACCATTGCCTTCGTAAGAAGTGCTGATCCAGCCCTGACACCAAATACTAATGCTTCATAGAGGCTGAGCCAAATGTTTGCAATGACAAAACCTGCTCACAGCCAGACACTGCATTTCAAACTCTTTCACAAGCACCAACTTACTACTCACTTTGACGTGAGTTTTAATTAAGCCATATATGGCTTAGTGTCTTCTCACTACTTCCCATAATTCTGAAGATCAAAAGTCCTCAAAATTTGAATCAAAAagatcaaaaaaatatttttggtactCAGGAAATCAGCTCTCCCTCTTTCACTGTCAAGAACTTCGACTAAACAAACAACATCCAGAACTTAAACGTGGTACTTTAGCTTGACTACCTCTTCTCCACAAATACCTCCACCCACTgataaaaaaagaacatacaCACACCGTAGGTTGTTATAAACTTACAGGGGTACGTTGTATAGGTAGAGTGAAATAATGGTGTTATATAATTTCCTTATTTAGCTGGGAGGTTTATTTAATTCGAATACAACCTTTACTATTTATTCACAATATGGGTAATTGTCCAGTCTCATCTCTATGGGGATGAGTAGAGGAATGGGGGTAGAGAAAGAATAACTAAATACAGTAATCTTGTCTTGATAATGATTTAACCTACTTAAAAGGAACATAGATACAACTTTTATGAAGTGAAACTGTAAAcctgctgtgctagtttgaatatgttatgcacccagaaaaaaaacatgttcttttaatccaatcttgtgggcgcGACCTACTATTGGGTAGGACCTctcgattaggttgtttccatgaagctgtgaccctgcccattcaaagtgagtcttaacctgcttactgaagtcctttaagagggagatattttggagaaagcacagatgcttggagacagaaaatgtccTGGGAGGTTCCAAGCTAAGAGACAAAATCTAGAGTTTGCCTGGGAGAAACTAagggaggacccacagatgcttgaagaaaaatgccccagaataagccagaaagatacagaggagctgagagagccattttgaaaccagcccaggagagaagggccagcataCATctccaagtgccttcccatgtgacagagaaacctaaGACACGATTGgcatttcttgaatgaaggtattctcttgttgatgccttaatttggacattttcatggcattagaaccataaatttgtaacttaataaatcccctttgtaaaagccaatccatttctggcatattgcattcaggctagcaaaccaaaacacctgctAATTTATAAGTCTTCTTTTAATGAAAATCTGCAACcagtcctcccctcccccttaaGTGCAAACTAGGTATGAAGCACAATGCAAGATGCCAGGAATGTCCAGATTGATGCAATATGGTCCCTGCACTCAAGGAAATTACAATTTTTCAGGACAAATAGACATGTGCACAACTAACTAAACAAacagataagaaaataattaactCTGTTTGAAGGAGGTTAGGGACTGCATCACAAAGGGGTAATGTCAGAACATGCTCCAGTCTAGAAGGATGAGTAAAGTTCATTTAAACATTTGAATGGCCAAGACATAACCAGCAAGGAGGGCGGGTGTGTGGGTGCAAAAAcaatagataaagaaatgaaagcatgatCCCTGCCTTTGGTAAGCTCAAGAGGTTTTTAGGAGGAAGGGTACATTCGAGTCAGAGGAACCAATACGACCAAAGGTATGACAGCAGGGAACGCAGAGTGGACTTGTGCAGATGGACCAGACAGCAAGCAGGAAGGATGGTAGGAGATCAGCTCAAAGACCTTTGAGTATCAAAGAGCGTTGACTTTAttctgaaagcaaaataaaacccgCATCTTGATCTTCTCTCCACAAATAAACTCACATTTCTTAAACTGAGCTACTAAGCCTTAAAAGAAGTACAAAGTACAATAAATTACCCCTGAGTGTATATGAAGTCAAGTCAGCTTAAACATCTCTCTTGTTAATTCCTTGAAACAGCAGTTAATTTCCCTTGAACCACCTATAGCAAGAGAGGAAACAGATTACATTTTTCATAATAGGAAGTTATAGATGATGATTTGGCTACATGTGTTTACTTCCCTTCATATCCTAGACCCTACAATAAGATAAAAGTATAtgaatttaaaaggtaaaatggggccatggtggctcagcaggcaaagttctcacctgccatggcagagacccaggtttgattcccggtacctgctcatacaaaaaaaaaaaaaaaaaaaaaaggtaaaactcCACAAGAAAATTAGAATTCGGTAAAAAAAACAAGTTGAAAAGAAAAACGACTATGAAAGACAGAAATAACAACATAGAAAACTGAGAAGAATTTTTTCAAATCCCTAATTAGTATCCTTGGAGAAATTCAAGAAGGTAATACATTCGTTAAACAAGAGTACAAAGCTCTAgggggataaaaagagagagagagaataagtcAGAGCACATGTAAGTTAAAAATGAGTGACAAAAActttgaagacagtatgttgagtaaaatgtcagaaacaaacagacaaatattatcatgtttcACTCATATGTACTAACTATGACATACAAACTTAGACAACAGAAGTCAAgtgcatgggttatcaggttggggcctattgtaaaggttcctagattgtaagctcttatagcagtcacatctactccAGAATTGAaactgtatttctaaattctgagatgctgagctatttgtgtataatctggtcattccaaGGAACTTCAAGTATTtgcgtgacacctgagactcagagctctgaaACTCTGAAACTAAGAAAGTAAccattattccatacagcaactgtttaaaaagttcaaaaagtgatcagacctcagctagtgatatgaatgaagctgatctggataggactaaggtaaatcagaatacagggtaaagaatgatatgatctatattttaaaacttcaactttaatatgagaccaaaggaagagatatttatcagatgcagaatttatatttttggtaacacactatctaatttaacttgtatgatcaatttattcaaacaccataattatacgGTATCtggaatagggagtgagatcttgtatacaggttagtgtgatgctccaacacatcccagagaaatttgggcagagaataaaaaggtatttgcaatgatcatgcatctatgtgatgatgttaagaattaatgattgcatgtgtagaatggtatgatctctaaatgttgggttaatttctttttttccgttaattaaaaaaaaaaaaaaagagaagggataattggagatgaagggatacagactgtacaacgggactggatataaaaactcagaaatggacagcacaatactacccaattgtaatgcaattatgttaaaacactgaatgaagctgcatgtgaggtataggttttttgtttttgttttttttgttttttttctattattgttttaattcttattctgttgtctttttatttctttttctaaatcgatgcaaatgtactaagaaatgatgaatatgcaactatgtgatgttattaagaattactgattgtacatgtagattggaatgatttctaattgttttgttaattctttttttaattaataaaaaaaaaaaaggtatttgcaaagtccccttaggaaactggggagaaaggaggaaatattaaactcccctACCTGGGAAATTTCCTGTTATTCTcccaagcattggggacaaccaatttactAGGCCAACCCCTTTATCTTAgggcttgcccctgtgaaacatatttctgcaaaggagaaggtaaatctacttataattatgcttaagagtcacagccagagaacctcttctattgctcCAATGTGggctctctttctaagccaacacaACAGttaaaatcactgccctccccactatgtgggacacgactttcatgggtataaatctccctggcaacatgggacaggactccagggatgaccccaggacctggcatcatgggattgagaaaggcttcttgaccaaaggtggaaaaaagaaatgagatgagataaagcttcagtggctgagagatttcaaacagagtcaagaggttattctggagtttattcctatacattatatagatattcctttctactttatggtgtactggagttgctggagggaagtacctgaaactgttgaattgtatttcaatagccatgattcttgaagatgattgtgtaacgatatagcttttacaatgtgaccgtggcTGACTGTCcatttacccagggtatggacagataagataaaaaataaggataaaaactaattaaataataaggtgtgattaaaagtaaaaaaaatagacacattgcaatactagtggtcaatgagaaggaagtgtaaggggtatgggatatatgggcattttctttttatttctttttctggggtaatgcaaatgttctaaaaatgatcatggtgatgaatacacatctatatgatgataaaaaatttgaATACGTAGATGAACTATGTGATGCCTtcgactgtatactttggatgattgtatgcTGTCTcaatatattggaaaaaaaaaactgcattaatTCAGGGGcataagggtagttcagtggtagaattttcgcctgccatgctggagacccaggttcaattcctagcccatgcccttcccaaaaaaccaaacaagcaagggaacaacaaacaagaaaacaaggactcaacagatggtactgcaataaagggatactcacatggaaaaagaatgaatgtgacccccaccatacagcatataaaaataaaataaaataaaaactgcactaaaaaaaaagaaactactgcTGGTTGAGTTTTGGTTCAGAGATAAAGAATAACATCCACAATTATCTGAGAAGGTTATTAAGATGTTCCTCcctttccaattaaaaaatgagtgaCCATGAAAAATTCAACATAAATACTGGaagatttatgtttatttatgtttatttaaaatctcACAGAAAgtagaacagaaagagaaaaagacaagaaacataagaaaaataatacacaGAGGATCAATTCATGTGGAACAACATGCATCTTAATGGTAACAGAACAAAAACAACACAAGAAAAGGCcagaagatattttttaaaaataattaaaacaatcaaGTGTGAGGCgtgaataaagatattttcagactaAGGGAATTTATTTCCTGCATATTCTTCTTAGGATGTGTACCAGCAAAATGAGggagtaaagaaagaaagaccatAACATGggaaccaggaaaaaaaattggcTCCAAATTTAGAAAGTAGAGAAGAAAGCTAATATAAAGCATCCAACAGATGATTCAGAGAAGAAAAGTTTCAGAGGACAGCTACCCAGAGGTAAAGAAGGTAGATAGTCTGATGATATTGCTGCTATTCAACATATAAAGGCTACAAAGATATATAATTTaggagctggggcagggaaaggaattagaaacataaaagaaaacaaaaaaatgtacaagAAAGATAACAAAATCACACTATATCACATAATTGCTATAATAATGTAGacaatttccaatttttttaacaaatttataGTCAAAGCATGGAATATTTAAATGATCACAATATCTGACTGTAACTTCATCTATTCCAACACTataaaaatacagatgaaaaaagttaagagataaagagagaaatcatGAGATGGTACCTAAAAAAGAAAGGTATAAACATATTACTTAAAGTTTCAAAGATGACCAATGAAAAAGTAATATGATTATATTAGGAGAATGGCAATAGAGAATACATAGAGAT
This is a stretch of genomic DNA from Tamandua tetradactyla isolate mTamTet1 chromosome 4, mTamTet1.pri, whole genome shotgun sequence. It encodes these proteins:
- the LOC143680981 gene encoding voltage-gated delayed rectifier potassium channel KCNH1-like produces the protein MTMAGGRRGLVAPQNTFLENIVRRSNGKRCIHISLTQAFYSGFLADISSRSEPADAAEPRSPARSGGAGGLPRCLQEHPPGKDTNFVLGNAQIVDWPIVYSNDGFCKLSGYHRAEVMQKSSTCSFMYGELTDKDTIEKVRQTFENYEMNSFEILRFFFFSSVECCYLKQPSRRFKIYKCI